Proteins found in one Nocardia brasiliensis ATCC 700358 genomic segment:
- a CDS encoding cystathionine beta-synthase, whose translation MRIADHVVDLIGNTPLVRLNSVIEPTAGLLAAKIEYLNPGGSSKDRIAVKMIEAAEQSGRLRPGGTIVEPTSGNTGVGLALVAQQRGYHCVFVCPDKVSEDKRNVLRAYGAEVVVCPTAVAPDDPASYYTVSNRLVQEIDGAWKPDQYSNPGGPESHYETTGPEIWRDTEGKITHFVAGVGTGGTISGTGRYLKEVSGGKVKIIGADPEGSVYSGGTGRPYLVEGVGEDFWPSAYDPAIPDEIIAVSDSDSFDMTRRLAREEGLLVGGSCGMAVVAAIEVARRDPDAVVVVLLPDGGRGYLSKIFNDKWMASYGFLRERLDGSTAEPLVGDVLRGKSGALPDLVHTHPSETLRDAIEILREYGVSQMPVVGAEPPVMAGEVAGSVSERDLLSAVFEGRAHLTDSVAQHMSASFPLIGSGEPISAATKALSDTDALMVVEEGKPVGVITRHDLLGFLNA comes from the coding sequence ATGCGCATCGCCGACCATGTCGTGGACCTCATCGGCAACACGCCGTTGGTCCGGTTGAACTCTGTCATCGAACCGACCGCGGGATTGCTCGCGGCCAAGATCGAATATCTGAATCCGGGCGGCAGCTCCAAGGACCGGATCGCGGTGAAGATGATCGAGGCCGCCGAGCAGTCCGGCCGGCTGCGTCCCGGTGGCACCATCGTCGAGCCGACCTCCGGCAACACCGGCGTCGGTCTCGCGCTGGTCGCCCAGCAGCGCGGCTACCACTGTGTCTTCGTCTGCCCCGACAAGGTCAGCGAGGACAAGCGCAACGTGCTGCGCGCGTACGGCGCCGAGGTCGTGGTGTGCCCGACCGCGGTGGCGCCGGACGATCCGGCCAGCTACTACACCGTCTCGAACCGCCTGGTCCAGGAGATCGACGGGGCGTGGAAGCCGGATCAGTACTCCAACCCGGGCGGCCCGGAAAGCCACTACGAGACCACCGGTCCGGAGATCTGGCGCGATACCGAGGGCAAGATCACCCACTTCGTCGCCGGCGTCGGCACCGGCGGCACGATCAGCGGCACCGGCCGGTACCTCAAGGAGGTGTCGGGCGGCAAGGTGAAGATCATCGGCGCCGACCCCGAGGGCTCGGTCTACTCCGGCGGCACCGGCCGGCCCTATCTGGTCGAAGGCGTCGGCGAGGACTTCTGGCCCTCGGCCTACGATCCGGCCATCCCGGACGAGATCATCGCGGTCTCCGACTCCGACTCGTTCGACATGACCCGCCGCCTGGCCCGCGAGGAAGGGCTGCTGGTCGGCGGCTCGTGCGGCATGGCCGTGGTCGCGGCGATCGAGGTCGCTCGGCGGGATCCGGACGCGGTCGTGGTGGTGCTGCTGCCCGACGGGGGGCGCGGTTACCTGTCGAAGATCTTCAACGACAAGTGGATGGCCTCCTACGGCTTCCTGCGCGAACGGCTCGACGGCAGCACCGCCGAACCGCTGGTCGGTGACGTGCTGCGCGGTAAGTCGGGCGCCCTGCCGGACCTGGTGCACACGCACCCGTCCGAAACCCTGCGCGATGCCATCGAGATCCTGCGCGAGTACGGCGTCTCGCAGATGCCCGTGGTCGGCGCGGAACCGCCGGTGATGGCGGGCGAGGTCGCGGGCAGTGTCTCGGAGCGGGATCTGCTGTCCGCGGTGTTCGAAGGCCGTGCGCACCTGACGGATTCGGTGGCCCAGCACATGAGCGCCTCGTTCCCCCTGATCGGCTCCGGCGAGCCGATCTCGGCCGCGACCAAGGCGCTGTCGGACACCGACGCCCTGATGGTCGTCGAGGAGGGCAAGCCGGTCGGCGTCATCACCCGGCACGACCTGCTCGGGTTCCTGAACGCCTAG
- a CDS encoding SGNH/GDSL hydrolase family protein, whose protein sequence is MNAPRVGWRTAAVTGAATVLAGSGAGTAWWATYRLLTAQAGTARGVIGRDTSKPPEADGIYTAGCLAPEPWRAGKQADLHLMVFGDSTAAGVGCRVADEVPGVRLARGLAQATQQRIRLSTKAISGATSKGLSGQVDAMFVAGPPPDAAVILIGANDITKKHSVRASARRLAAAVARLSRADAVVVVGTCPNLGTVTAIPQPLRTVVHNWSLRLARAQTVATTVAGGVPVPMGYLLAPEFRAQPELLFAEDGFHPSAAGYELAAAQLLPVLLEVLGEPTPGARAPGRDVDSVRTRE, encoded by the coding sequence GTGAACGCACCACGGGTCGGCTGGCGGACCGCAGCGGTGACCGGTGCCGCGACCGTGCTGGCCGGTTCCGGCGCAGGCACCGCATGGTGGGCCACCTATCGACTGCTCACCGCGCAGGCGGGTACCGCACGCGGCGTGATCGGGCGCGACACCTCGAAACCGCCTGAGGCGGACGGCATCTACACCGCGGGCTGCCTGGCGCCGGAACCCTGGCGCGCCGGCAAACAGGCCGACCTGCACCTGATGGTCTTCGGCGATTCCACCGCGGCCGGCGTCGGCTGCCGGGTCGCCGACGAGGTCCCCGGGGTGCGGCTGGCCCGCGGGCTCGCCCAAGCCACGCAGCAACGAATCCGATTGAGCACCAAGGCGATCTCGGGCGCCACCTCCAAGGGCCTGTCCGGTCAGGTGGACGCGATGTTCGTGGCGGGACCACCGCCGGACGCGGCGGTCATCCTCATCGGCGCCAACGACATCACCAAAAAGCACTCCGTCCGAGCCTCCGCGCGCCGCCTGGCCGCCGCGGTCGCCCGGTTGAGCCGCGCCGATGCCGTGGTAGTGGTCGGCACCTGCCCGAATCTCGGTACCGTGACCGCGATTCCACAGCCGCTGCGCACGGTGGTGCACAACTGGAGTCTGCGCCTGGCCCGCGCGCAGACCGTGGCCACCACCGTCGCGGGCGGCGTCCCGGTGCCGATGGGCTATCTGCTCGCACCGGAATTCCGGGCCCAACCCGAATTGCTGTTCGCCGAGGACGGTTTCCATCCGTCGGCGGCGGGCTACGAACTGGCCGCGGCACAGTTGCTTCCGGTCCTGCTCGAGGTGCTCGGCGAGCCGACCCCGGGTGCTCGTGCCCCGGGGCGCGACGTAGATTCGGTAAGAACCCGCGAGTAA
- a CDS encoding acetyl-CoA C-acetyltransferase: MPEAVIVSTARSPIGRAAKGSLVDMRPDDLTTQIVRAALDKVPALDPNQIDDLILGCGSPGGESGFNMARIVAVQLGYDLVPGTTVHRYCASSLQSTRMAFHAIKAGEGEVFISAGVETVSRYKNGSADSWPNTQNELFAEAQARTAKTAEGGAGAWHDPRQDGLIPDAYIAMGQTAENVAGFTGITREEQDRWGVRSQNRAEEAIKNGFFEREITPITLPDGTVVSKDDGPRAGVTYEAVSQLKPVFRPDGTVTAGNCCPLNDGAAALVIMSDTKAKELGLTPLARIVSTGVSGLSPEIMGLGPIEACKRALALAGKSIDDIDLVEINEAFAVQVLGSARELKIDEDKLNVSGGAIALGHPFGMTGARITTTLLNNLQTYDKQFGLETMCVGGGQGMAMVIERLS, translated from the coding sequence ATGCCTGAGGCTGTCATCGTCTCGACTGCCCGTTCCCCGATCGGCCGGGCGGCCAAGGGATCGCTGGTCGACATGCGGCCCGACGACCTGACCACCCAGATCGTCCGCGCGGCACTCGACAAGGTGCCCGCTCTGGACCCCAACCAGATCGATGACCTGATTCTCGGCTGCGGTTCGCCGGGTGGCGAGTCCGGTTTCAACATGGCCCGCATCGTCGCCGTGCAGCTGGGTTACGACCTGGTGCCGGGCACCACCGTGCACCGCTACTGCGCGTCGTCGTTGCAGTCCACCCGGATGGCCTTCCACGCCATCAAGGCGGGCGAGGGTGAGGTGTTCATCTCCGCGGGCGTCGAGACCGTGTCCCGGTACAAGAACGGTTCCGCCGACAGCTGGCCGAACACGCAGAACGAGCTCTTCGCCGAGGCGCAGGCGCGCACCGCGAAGACCGCCGAGGGCGGCGCGGGCGCGTGGCACGACCCGCGCCAGGACGGCCTGATCCCGGACGCCTACATCGCGATGGGCCAGACCGCGGAGAACGTCGCCGGCTTCACCGGTATCACCCGTGAGGAGCAGGATCGCTGGGGCGTGCGGTCGCAGAACCGGGCCGAGGAAGCGATCAAGAACGGCTTCTTCGAGCGCGAGATCACCCCGATCACGCTGCCCGACGGCACTGTGGTGTCGAAGGACGACGGCCCGCGCGCGGGCGTCACCTACGAGGCGGTCAGCCAGCTGAAGCCGGTCTTCCGCCCGGACGGCACGGTCACCGCCGGTAACTGCTGTCCGCTCAACGACGGCGCCGCCGCGCTCGTCATCATGAGCGACACCAAGGCCAAGGAACTGGGCCTGACCCCGCTGGCCCGCATCGTCTCCACCGGCGTCTCCGGCCTGTCGCCCGAGATCATGGGTCTCGGCCCGATCGAGGCATGCAAGCGCGCACTCGCCTTGGCGGGCAAGTCGATCGACGATATCGACCTGGTCGAGATCAACGAGGCGTTCGCGGTGCAGGTGCTCGGTTCGGCTCGCGAGCTGAAGATCGACGAGGACAAGCTGAACGTCTCCGGCGGCGCGATCGCGCTCGGCCACCCGTTCGGCATGACCGGCGCCCGTATCACCACCACGCTGCTCAACAACCTGCAGACCTACGACAAGCAGTTCGGTCTGGAGACCATGTGCGTCGGCGGCGGCCAGGGCATGGCGATGGTCATCGAGCGCCTGAGCTAG
- a CDS encoding Bax inhibitor-1/YccA family protein, with the protein MRTTSNPVFRNLPRQEGGGYANFGSGVAGAGQMGQQFGNQYGQQYQQPQPYQQAPAGTRAMTIDDVVTKTAITLGVLALSAIVSYGLTNANTSLAPLFVIGGGLIGLVLVLIASFANKMDNPVLVLSYAVFEGLFVGALSFMFTSVEFGGVGGSALIAQAVLGTFGVFAGMLVVYKTGAIRVTPRFTRMIVGAMIGVLVLALGNLVASFFISGGLGLRDGGPLAIVFSLVVIAIAAFSFLLDFDAADQLIRAQAPEKAAWGVALGLTVTLVWLYVEILRLLSYFQRD; encoded by the coding sequence GTGCGTACCACGAGCAATCCGGTTTTCAGAAACCTGCCTCGGCAAGAGGGCGGTGGCTACGCCAACTTCGGGTCGGGCGTCGCCGGCGCGGGACAGATGGGCCAGCAGTTCGGTAACCAATACGGACAGCAGTACCAGCAGCCGCAGCCCTATCAGCAGGCGCCCGCGGGCACCCGCGCGATGACCATCGACGACGTGGTCACCAAGACCGCCATCACGCTGGGCGTGCTCGCCCTGTCGGCGATCGTCTCCTATGGCCTCACCAACGCGAACACCTCGCTGGCACCGCTGTTCGTCATCGGCGGCGGCCTGATCGGCCTGGTGCTGGTGCTGATCGCGTCGTTCGCGAACAAGATGGACAACCCGGTCCTCGTACTCTCGTACGCGGTGTTCGAGGGTCTGTTCGTCGGTGCGCTGTCGTTCATGTTCACCAGCGTCGAGTTCGGCGGCGTCGGCGGTAGCGCGCTCATCGCGCAGGCGGTGCTCGGCACCTTCGGCGTCTTCGCGGGCATGCTGGTGGTCTACAAGACCGGTGCGATCCGGGTGACCCCGCGCTTCACCAGGATGATCGTCGGCGCGATGATCGGTGTGCTGGTGCTCGCGCTCGGCAACCTGGTCGCCAGCTTCTTCATCTCCGGCGGCCTCGGCCTGCGCGACGGCGGCCCGCTCGCCATCGTCTTCAGCCTGGTCGTCATCGCGATCGCGGCGTTCAGCTTCCTGCTCGACTTCGACGCCGCCGACCAGCTCATCCGCGCCCAAGCGCCGGAGAAGGCCGCCTGGGGCGTCGCCCTCGGCCTGACCGTCACCCTGGTCTGGCTCTACGTCGAGATCCTGCGGCTGCTGAGCTACTTCCAGCGCGACTGA
- a CDS encoding class I SAM-dependent methyltransferase — protein MTDVEEVLSRLRRYPDVEALNLYAVDAADRLILDVAAEALTTDDSGKIAILGDAYGALTIGAIAAHDLRDVRVHQDLLTGELALANNARALGFADRYTAHPLGAGLLDGVRVVLLRLPRALAGLTEVADAIARYADPDVVVFAGGRDKYLTKSMNDVLAQYFSEVRASRGRQKSRTLLVTGPKPVGSPPFPVRDRLDDLDLDVVAHGAAFSGARLDIGTRFLLQHLKWMKPDAREAIDLGCGTGILAVALAKARPGIKVVGTDQSAAAVASARATVAVNEVADRVTVVRDDAMSSAAANSADLVLCNPPFHVGAAVHTGSAIKMFAETGRVLRPGGELWTVFNSHLNYRGVIERMVGHTDVIGRNRKFTVTRSVRGLHDAQQR, from the coding sequence GTGACAGATGTCGAGGAGGTACTCAGCCGACTGCGGCGGTATCCGGATGTGGAGGCGCTAAACCTCTACGCCGTGGATGCCGCCGATCGGCTGATCCTCGACGTCGCCGCCGAGGCGCTGACCACCGATGATAGCGGAAAGATAGCTATCCTCGGCGACGCGTACGGCGCGCTGACCATCGGCGCCATCGCGGCGCACGACCTGCGCGACGTGCGGGTGCATCAGGATCTGCTCACCGGCGAGCTGGCGCTGGCCAACAACGCCCGCGCGCTGGGATTCGCCGACCGCTACACCGCGCACCCGCTCGGCGCCGGGCTGCTCGACGGTGTGCGCGTGGTGCTGCTGCGACTGCCCCGGGCGCTGGCCGGGCTGACCGAGGTCGCCGACGCCATCGCGCGCTACGCCGACCCGGACGTGGTGGTCTTCGCGGGCGGGCGGGACAAGTACCTGACCAAATCGATGAACGATGTTCTGGCGCAGTACTTTTCCGAGGTGCGGGCCAGCCGGGGCCGGCAGAAATCGCGGACGCTGCTGGTCACCGGGCCGAAACCGGTGGGCAGCCCGCCGTTTCCGGTGCGTGATCGGCTCGACGACCTCGACCTCGACGTGGTGGCGCACGGTGCGGCCTTCTCCGGCGCGCGTCTGGACATCGGCACGCGATTCCTGCTGCAACACCTGAAATGGATGAAACCCGATGCCCGCGAGGCGATCGACCTGGGTTGCGGCACCGGGATACTGGCCGTGGCGCTGGCGAAGGCACGTCCCGGCATCAAGGTGGTCGGCACCGATCAATCGGCCGCTGCGGTGGCCTCGGCCCGGGCGACGGTGGCCGTCAACGAGGTCGCCGATCGGGTGACCGTGGTGCGCGACGACGCGATGTCCTCGGCGGCCGCCAACAGCGCGGATCTAGTGCTGTGCAACCCGCCCTTTCATGTCGGCGCCGCCGTGCACACCGGATCGGCGATCAAGATGTTCGCCGAGACCGGCCGTGTGCTGCGGCCCGGCGGCGAGTTGTGGACGGTGTTCAACTCTCATCTGAACTATCGCGGGGTGATCGAGCGGATGGTCGGCCACACCGATGTGATCGGTCGCAACCGCAAATTCACGGTCACTCGGTCCGTGCGTGGTTTACACGACGCGCAGCAGCGGTAG
- a CDS encoding AMIN-like domain-containing (lipo)protein yields the protein MRNRTVLTVVAMAALLAGCGSDDGSTANTPAASSATTTGTFAEAPPVTRDALPKRGTASNDAGLTVTNIRIGHQPGFDRVVYDLGGTGTPGWIVQYTDRAVQDGSGKAVDVAGTSILEVQILGSAYPFDSAVTPYAGPDPARDPSAPGVAGVYRTLVFEGTTQSFIGVEADRPGFSVSTLSNPTRLVVDIATPKQ from the coding sequence ATGCGTAACAGGACGGTGTTGACGGTCGTTGCGATGGCCGCGCTGCTCGCGGGCTGCGGCAGCGACGACGGATCCACCGCGAACACCCCTGCCGCGAGTTCCGCCACCACCACCGGCACCTTCGCCGAAGCGCCTCCGGTCACCCGCGACGCACTACCCAAGCGCGGCACCGCGTCCAACGACGCGGGCCTCACGGTGACCAATATCCGGATCGGCCACCAGCCCGGCTTCGACCGGGTGGTCTACGACCTCGGCGGCACAGGCACGCCGGGCTGGATCGTGCAGTACACCGACCGGGCCGTGCAGGACGGCAGCGGCAAGGCGGTCGACGTGGCCGGCACCTCCATTCTCGAGGTGCAGATCCTCGGTTCGGCGTATCCGTTCGACAGCGCGGTCACGCCGTACGCGGGCCCCGATCCGGCGCGCGACCCGAGCGCGCCCGGCGTCGCGGGCGTCTACCGGACCCTCGTGTTCGAGGGGACCACGCAGTCGTTCATCGGCGTCGAGGCCGACCGGCCCGGCTTCTCCGTCAGCACGCTGAGCAACCCGACGCGCCTGGTCGTCGACATCGCCACCCCGAAGCAGTAG